Within Spinacia oleracea cultivar Varoflay chromosome 4, BTI_SOV_V1, whole genome shotgun sequence, the genomic segment ccctaatttgggatgcgaccgcacaaAGCTCTCaactcgaccgcacaagagttgtGCGCCCGCACAAGGCCTTTCGTTCGAGCGAATCATGCTGCAGAGGAATTATGAGCCAAATaaaccccattcgaccgaacagggtTCTTCGTTCGATCGCACATGATGAAGGAAATGTTCTTTgctgccttcgctcgcacaggaACCAGTATTTGCTCGAATGACtcttttacgttcggtcgcacaaaaggtctgtgcgaccgaatggttgcgcaggctgctcttattcgaattttggcttctatttggggaaacttataaatagatttttcgattattttgttaagagtagaattttagttgataattttagactatcaaagttagtttttcagcatttctagagagagaaactctcctccattgaagcatcaatttgtaattctctaaactcttcttctaattttgtgcaattcaattcaatatcttaattcttgcttttgttgtgattgttgattgttctataattccttcaattcttgaattcttcttgattttactttagttactttgatctttaattctcttgttgattgttcaattgattgttctagtctttgattctctcttcctaatccttcaatttcatgcttgctagtgtagaattaatggatttcttgatttctagaatggctagtgagtagatttaggttagggaaaggggagaatctaggggcctaattaggggaacttgatgatttgattgatgaatgattgatgtgattaaattgatttagtgctaggattttctatgatcaattgagtagtagttgaaaatgctagttgattgaattagattggaatgtatgatttaggtttggcaagacattgtgagactaattcatgcaagtgaatgatagttcctattatatgcaagctaatctagcttaggactatgcgaaagcttttctataggctaggttgcttcgcgtgctctatccgagaggtggcgagtacgtcattagttttcattcccctatgtgctatttcattgcatcattcatgattactaGATAGTAGTTCaattcccccgatttccctagactatccccaactccctaacgtttagcttccttgattcaatctagtttaattgttagtttagcTTCATAGTGATAACTCAAATCAAACCCCTTGTTCGAattagcttgacatttaaactagagaaccatcgtttctttgggacgatccctttacttGCCACTATAATTCATATAGTTTGTTGGTCTAgtggttctataaattttgtttgattgtggcgttgatctttcaacgacggaaaaacgcccTATCATAGACTATCCCTTAGTGTGGGGGATgagaaaatttattttcaacttAACCAAATCATGAGATTCCCCTCCCATATGGATGAGTGTAAAAGGATTGATATCCTTGATGAGATTGTCAATGAGTCTATGAGCATGCATATGCATTCTACTAATTATGTTCTTGATTATGTTCTTGTGCATGATCCCAATGAATGCAATGCCACCATGGAGACTCAAGAGATGCTTTTAGCTATGGATATTGAAGAACCCTTGGTGTCCTTTGAGACCACCAAGGAGGTAAGCAAGCTTGAACTCAAACCCCTCCCCTCTACTCGCAAATATTCTTACCTTGATGATGCAAGTCCGGTAATTGTCAATGCTAAACTCAACGATGAAGATCTTTCCAAACTCTTGAATGTTTTGAGAAAACataaaaaggccattgggtataGCATTGGTGATATGAAAGGGATTAGACCGGATTTTTGCATGCATCGAATTATTCTTGAAGAAGGTTATAAACCTTCTATTGAGCCTCAAAGGAGATTGAATCCCAATATGAGGGAAGTGGTATGAAAGGAAGTGGTAAAACTATTGGATGCGAGAATCATTTATCCGATTTCGGAGAGTAAGTGGGTTTCCCCCGTCCAAGTAGTACCCAAAAAGGGGGGAATGACCGTCATTAAGAACAATAATGATGAGTTGATCCCCACTAGGGTTGTGAccggttggcgcatgtgcatagATTATCGCAAACTAAACACCGCCACCCGAAAAGACCACTTCCCTATACCCTTCATAGaacaaatgttagaaaggcttgCCAAGCACAAATACTTTTTCTTCTTGGATGGATATTAGGGATTCTTCCAAATTCCCATCCATCCAAGTGATCAAGAAAAGACAACATTCACATGCCTAATTGGCACCTTTGCATATCGAAGGATGCCGTTTGGGTTGTGCAATGCTCCGACAACTTTCCAACGATGCATGATGGCAATATTTTCGGAATTTCTTGAGAAAATCATGGAAGTCTTCATGGAGGACTTTAGTTTCTATGGGGAAGACTATGGTTCATGCCTAGTCAATCTAGGAAAGATGTTGAAAAGGTGTGAGGATGTCCACCATCATTTTGAATTGGGAGAAGTGCCACTTTATGGTTGAGGAAGGCGTTGTCCTTGGTCAAGTGATTTCAAGCAAGGGAATCCAAGTTGACAAGGCCAAAATAGAAGTGATTGAGCAACTGCCTCCCCCAATCAATGTCAAGAGGATTCGTAGTTTCCTTGGTCACGCCGGTTTCTACCGGCGgtttatcaaggatttctcAAAGATTGCTAAACCACTATCTAGTTTTCTTGTCAAGGATGTCCCTTTTGTCTTTACTAATGAATGCCTTGAGTCTTTTAATAGGATCAAAAAAGCTCTCGTCACTGCACCCATTATCCAACCCCCCAATTGGGAGCTACCCTTCGAGATTATGTGCGATGCTAGCGATTTGCCATTGGGCGGTGCTTGGGCAAAGAGATGGTAGAGCCCTTCATGCAATTGCTTATGCAAGCAATTAAGACCCTTGATAACGCGCAAGCAAACTATTCCACAACGGAAAAGGAGCTTCTTGAGGTTGTGTATGCCTTGGAGAAGTTTCAGCCTTATCTTCTGGGTTCCAAAATTGTCATCTACACAGATCATTCGACCTTGAAGTACCTTCTTGCTAAGAAGGATGCCAAGCCAAGTCTTATCCGTTGGATCCTTCTCCTTCAAGAATTCGATATCAAGATCCGTGATAAGAAGGGAGCCGAGAACCTAGTGGCGGCGGATCACTTGTCTAGGTTGGAAGTGAAGGGAAGTGGTGAGAATCTCACCATTGATGAGGCTTTTACGGATGATCACCTCTATGCTATTCAAACCAAGGTCACTCCTTGGTATGCTGACATTGTGAATTTTCTAGCTTGTGGGGTGATTCCTCCGGACTTCACCTCCCAACAACGGAGGAAGTTGAGGCATGATTGCAAGCACTATATTTGGTATGTTCCGTGTCTATTGAAAATAGGGGTTGATGATCTCTTGAGGAAGTGTGTTCCGGATGATGAGATTCAAGGTGTTCTTCATATGTGTCATTCCTCACCTAGTGGTGGTCACATGGGTGTCTCCAAAACCGCGGCAAAGGTTTTGCAATCTCTTCTATGGTGGCCATCTCTTTTCAAGGATGCTTgggtttttttgaagatttgtgACAGGTGTCAACGAGTTGGTAATATCTCCAAGAAGGATGAAATGCCTCAAAATCCCATCCTTGAGCTTGAAATTTTCGATGTATGGGCTATTGACTTCATGGGGCCTTTCATTTCTTCGCAAGGGAACACCTACATACTTCTAGCGGTTGATTACGTGTCCAAGTGGATTGAGGCCATTGCCACCCCTACAAATGATGCTAAAGTGGTCATCCAATTCTTCAAGAAAGTGATATTTCCTAGGTTCGGGATGCCTAAGGCAATCATTAGTGATGGTGGGTCTCATTTCAAGGATGCCTTCTCAAACCTTCTCTCCAAATATGGTGTCATCCAAAGGCGAGGCTTATCTTACCAACCTATGACAAGTGGTCTTGCGGAGGTCTTCAACCGCGAGATCAAACTCATTCTTGAGAAAATGGTATCCTCGAACCGCAAGGATTGGGATTTGGAGCTTGATGATGCCCTATGGGCCTAAAGAACGGCCTATAAGACTCCCTTTGGAATAACACCATATAAGCTTGTGTATGGGAAGAGTTGCTACCTCCCGGTAGAGATGGAATTCAAGGCCTCAAGTGCCATCAAGCACATAAATTTTGATCTAAAGAGTGCGGGGGAGAAGAGGCTCCTAGACTTGCATGAGCTAGAGGAATTGCGTATGAACGCATATGATTCGGCAAGTATCTACAAGGCCAAGTCTAAGGAATATCATGACCGGAATATCCCAAAGAAGGACTTTCAAGAAGGTGAGAAAGTCCTATTCTTCAACTCGAAGTTAAATCTTTTTCCAGGAAAACTCAAATCTCGGTGGAGCGGCCCCTTTGAGGTAAGGAAAGTGTTGCCTTATGGTTCATTGGAGCTTTGGAACAAAGACAAATGCGACTTCTTCAAGGTCAACGGTCATAGAGTGAAAAAGTATTTCGAAGGAGCCCACATTGGGACGGTTTGCACAACACATCTCCAAGCAATCACTTGATCTTCTCCGTGAAGATGCGTGAAGCTAGTGACGTTAAAAGAGCGATtttcgggaggcaacccgtgatCTCTAACCCTTGtcttttaatttttctttcatttttctacctttttttttGCATTATTGGTGTTTGGTGAGCTGTTGTTAGTCATCGGTTTTTAAGTATATGATGCATGGCATGAATTGAGAAGAGAAGGGGGGATTTGGTTTTTGATACAGGTCCGGTTCGGCCAAACCATGGAGTAGTTCGACCGAACCAGTCAAAAGTTCGGCCTGACCACCTCATCGTTCGAtcgaactgttaggttatgaataatataaacaatataattcatgcagaaaaaccataaagccaggaatccaaattaattgccacataatcaattagcataattaggatacatacaatgtgatgcgtgccttccctagctactcccaaaccgaacaagaacaagtttaggactccaaatgtcgcccctccgtagatagtccacaacacgttcagatccgccttagattcaaccaactagaatattctctaaggtaatgtgcactcgggaaactcacaataaagttaggcaaatattaaattttctcttgaacttaatgtattGGAATACTtatgaattgcattataaattgtgaacagaaccacatatttatagggtggaaataacggcgtttgaattctactaggaatcgaataactaaatccattaggattctagttaaataatatcattataattttacgtttaatcaaatacctgagtatttcagatttaaccaaaatatccaatttgagtagaattgggaaaacacgattacttgacAAGGTAATGAGTGCGTGGCCTTGAGCCCACGCCGCTACACAGCCCGCAGCCACACATCCCGCAGCACGCAAgcccacgagtgggcgctgctgcttgcTCGGTTGGCCCAaaggcgctgggcgctggtcaGCAAGCACGCAACCCatttgggcgctgctgctgctcggccCCTTTGCTCCGCCTGCTCTGGGCGCGCaggcttgctgggcgctgggcttggctttgtgctgggccttacGACTCGCAAGGTCGTTCGTCGATCGTTCGTACGTCGCGcgtccgattcgttttccgattccggaattcattttcgattcgaacaaatatttaatattttcgattcgaacaaatatttaatatttccgtttccgaaatttatttatgattccgacaatattttcgattccggcaacatttccgttttcggcaatattttcgattccgcgaatatttctatttccgataaaattttccgatacgtaccacgtttccgtttccggcaatatcatcatttccagagcattctatatttttccttttgacgatttcagctcccactggaaccgagatctgtcgtttccgaatgttcataaatagagtatttaatgaataatatattcacttaaatacttgatctgttaacgtactatttgtgtgaccgtacgggttcagtcaagagtaagttgtggattaatattaataattccacttgtactgaagcggcctctagctaggcattcagctcacttgatcttactgaattattaacttgttttaatcaattaatactaaaccgcatttattagacttagcattgaatgcatacttggaccaagggcattatttccttcagtctcccacttgtcctaagggacaagtgtgcattgcctaattcctttgtcgcttgatgcttgctcatgagcataaggtaagagtagtcatccttattatgtcaagaggtatatctcggtttcagagttctactgatcaaataaacagataatcatagcctatgattcatcagagcacgaccatgcatttttcagtttctagctgtccgagtggccttgtacaactttcagcatctcatcccgatttatgggaggacaatcccaatctcgtgatcttgaggttagacttcgtttgaaaggtgattacctgagcgttgccgttatagtctccttttacggtgcgacgcttgacaacgtcaaagtaaccagttctcaaacaagtaatctcaaatcactcaggtattgaggattagtgtctaataatgtaaagaaatttacttattacagattttcatctcttacagtaaagtttcataggtctgtccgatactaatcttctcaaataagtatctatgcaaatgattgcgacattgccatgtccacatagttcaagaaacagaactactagtcatcttgcattctagtcgtctagagttttctatgcgtccacctttatagaaaacttccgaccaaggaccgttttcaacttttgacattcaagttcacttgatagacatttcttagtcacatgactggtcctgacagtctatcttgaatatatcgtcaaattgaatgGACTCATCaattaataaaccacaaattaaatgaaaaatgaattctattcatttatatgaatggttaaccaaaacgttttacaaagtattaaactctaaactttaaaactttaaaacatttattaaggacatcaaagccattctccaatatgcttaattcccatagctgcagtgtgcgagttgtgcttctcttgcagcagaggtttagttaatggatctgagatattgtccttagttccaatcttgcttatctcgacttcttttctttcaacgaactctcgtagaaggtaaaatctacgaagtacatgcttgactctctggtggtgtctaggctcctttgcctgtgcaatagctccgttattgtcacaatatagagctattggtcctttaatggaggggactacaccaagttcacctatgaacttccttagccaaatagctttcTTTACTGTTTCATGTACAACAATGTAAtctgcttcagttgtagaatccgcaatggtactctgcttagaacttttccagcttactgcacctccgttgaggcagaagacaaacccagactgtgatctgaaatcatctttgtcggtttggaaacttgcgtccatatagcctttaacaattaattcatcatcgcCACCATAGACcgggaaatcatctttgtgccttttcaggtacttcagaatattcttggcagtagtccaatgtgcctctcctgggtctgactggtatctactcgtagcacggagtgcatacgcaacatccgggcgtgtacatatcatagcataaattattaaaccaatcaatgatgcatatggaatcccactcattcgtctatgctcatccagtgtttttgggcactgagtcttgcttagagtcattccatgagacatgggtaggtagcctctcttggagtctgccattttgaacctttcaagcaccttattgatataagtgctttgactaattccaatcatctttttagatctatcactgtagatcttgatgcccagtatgtactgtgcttctcctagatccttcatcgaaaaacatttcccaagccaaatcttgacaaagttcaacataggaatataatttccgataagtaatatgtcgtcgacatataatactagaaaagaagttttgctcccactgaccttcttgtatacacaagattcgtctgcgttcttgacgaagccaaagtcactgactgcttcatcaaattccagctccttgatgcttacttcaatccataaatggatttcttaagcttgcatacctttttagcattctttggatcctcaaaaccctcaggttgtgtcataaacattgTTTCTGTTAaatgtcgtttaagaaagcgggtttgacatccatctgccatatttcgtaatcgtaatatgtagcgattgctaacattatccgagcGATTGCTAACATAATCGAGCAAAGAGAGTCATTAACTTTCATCTCTCTACAATATGAAAAACACTATAAGAAAGAAATATACGGTCGGATATCAAAGTAAAGGTTATTaactaaaaattaaataaaaatagaaaactatAAATGCTTAGTATAATTGCAATATAGACTCAAAAGTAAACAAagcaaactcaaaagtaaataaaggaaactcaaaagtaaatgaaCCTACGTGAGatcgaacccacatctttttTTCATTTGCATAATGCTCTGccaattgagctagtaggctagtgttATCAAACCATAGAGATAGTACAATTATGAGGTATTTAACAAATTACAATGCCCGCGACTCACATATACTCTTACAGATAGCAGAATACCCCTGGCAAGGTGCCATTGGTCTTTTTCCACCATTAGCCTTAATTGCCGGATCCTCCATTTCCCTCTCCCTAATCTTCCCCCAGCAAAACTAGTAGTACGATTATGATGACCCCTATTAGTTACATACCCATTTCCATTCCCGTTCACATTCACGTTGTTGTTGCCATTAAAATGGGTAACAACAACAACGAGACTTGTATTGGCCTTGGCCTGAGCTTGAGCCGTAGTAACCAAATTAAGCAGCCTACTAGGACTACCACTCCTGGAAATTGGATACGCAATCAGAGGCTTTTCCTCATCTGTAACCCTTCACTTTAATGTTACCTTGGCTGACATTCGCAACTTGGGTTATTGCTACAACAACGTTATGAATAGAGGCAGCACCACTAGTAGTGGACTTGGTGTTGACAATCACATACTTGATGTGCTCCTGAATAGTCTCATCAGTTCACCATGGCGTTGTGCGATAAGAATCAACTGCTTCTCCTCTGCAATCATCATCTCTCGAAGTCATGATTACAAGGAAGATGATAAACTTTAAAAACGGGCCATCATCAAAGTTTATAGTACATTATCTCTATATCTAAGGTTCACTCAATCAGCACATGAATCAAAATATTGAGCCTTTGGACCCATTCAATTCAATTACTCCATCCATCCTACAAACAAAGAGATTAGGTATAATAAACATGACTTACCCTTCACTTTCATTTAGGGTGTTAATATTACCCATTGCATTTGCTGACATATTGACTAACCTATCCATCAAAACTTCAATTCATGTAAAAATGTAAGAGCACAAACTCTCAGAATGACCAACCAGATTTTACATAATTATGACTTCATGAGAAACAATGGTTTTAATGTCAAAGAAAGCACATACAATGACAACAACTCAACTCGAGTAAACAAGCACACCCTCATCaaagaaaatcaaataaaatgcACAAAATTCAATTGTAATCTAAATACAACAAATCAAAATCGCAAAACGACAACAAAATCAGAATATAAATGCCCTAATATTAGCAATCAAAGCCgcaaaaacaacaataaaaccgcaaatttaaaagaaaatcaaagtcGAGTAAACAAGCACACCCTCATCaaagaaaatcaaataaaatgcACAAAATTCAATTGTAATCTAAATACAGCAAATCAAAATCGCAAAACGACAACAAAATCAGAATATAAATGCCCTAATATTAGCAATCAAAGCCgcaaaaacaacaataaaaccACAAATTTAAAAGCGCTAATTTTATCCACCGAAATCGCAAAACACTAAAACATTCTGAAACCCAAAATTCAACAATCAaaatcgaaaataattaaactcaAAATCTAATAGAATGAaagacaaaaatattaaatcaaattaatttaCTTACTTGGAGAATATGGAAACGAAGAAGATTCGGAAGGATAAACTTGAAGAAGGTGAAAACATTGCAGAGAAACAGAGAAGATTCAAAAGGATAAACTTGAAGAAGGTGAAAACATTGCAGAGAAAAAACGGAAGGTGAGAGAAAacacatacacacacacacacacacacacacacacacacacacacacacacacacacacacacacacacacacacacacacacacacacagagagagagagagagagagagagagagagagagagagagagagagagagagagagagatagaaTCTGATAATTGGGAAAGAAAGGGGAAGTCATTCAAAGCCTGTAAAATTACTATTTTACCCTTATTTTTTGATTTGGTCGGGTGAAATATGGGACGTCGGATTGATTGATCTGAGGGCTAAGATTAGTTttcagttctcatcttaaggggcaGTTCTCACCAGATCCCGATTTCATATATATAAACAAAAAACAAACTGGATTAAGTAGATCTAATGCTGATTACTGCTGCTAATACAGTAATTTGGATGGGAATTTTATCAATGTATGAACTATTCGATCTATAATGGTATGCAAAGTAGCTCCAAGGATTTGTGTACttttattttccattattatcATAATATTTTGTCTGTCGAATATTATGCTTCAACTGGCAATTTTAAGCTTCAACAACCACAAATTAAAATTAGTAAGCTTGATTGGGCGGTTATAATTTGATGAAGGAGAATGATGATGGAAATCGAGTTTTCTTGACCATGATTTGAaggtggtgatgatgatgagagGAGATCCTCCCATGTTTGTTACgtgagaaaagaagaagaagatgatgaagaagaatgGGTCTGCATGTGGCCACTTGTCAGACAATATTTTTGGAACCAATGGGAATTTGATGAATAATGGTGGAAGGAGATAGCAAGGAATTATAGAAGTAGACATTGGAATTTTAATTAGGGTGAAAACCCCAAAAAAATCCTAATTTTGTGTTTACCCAAATTAGAATAATTGGGGGGGAAATTAAGAGGGATATTCATGTTACCTGATGCGAAATAAATCTGTAATAGGTAATAATAGATTTAAGTGTTGAAGTTTGTTACAGATTGAAGTGTTGAAGGGTTGGGGAAGAAAAAAGAAtgcagaggaagaagaagagtagCCATTTAAAGAATGAAGAgttttaattacttttttttttaataacaaagGGGTTGGTTTTGAAGGTAAAAGGGAgaagttttttatttatttatttaaatctggTTTTTAAAATCACATGTCATTCACGTGATGGAGTTAATGCCGGAATTTTGTGGTTAACACCTATTTTCCTACCAAAGTTCATACCTAAAATTTTAGTAAAAAGATGTGTAGTATTCATATAGAAAAAGGCATAATCCAGACATACTAACTATTTATATTACACTTAACTAATTTATATAAGAATTTAACTATTCAGTTCAACTAATAAGAAATGAGTAGCCTTTTCTTTCTAAAAAAATAGAGAgcattgatgagcgacatttatgtcgctcttagcttaggattttagctcattttattagcattttattattattttctcttagttttatcgtttttagttcgtttatcgcatttttgcattaatcgttacattatctcgtcttgcgcatattttagtcgtttttgctctaaatatgccttttgtgcgcattctcgtTGCGTAAGGTttgttttgagtattaacgtgttaatattgtgtcattatgcttgtcgacgagttatatgcttcacggtttgcaaaaatgttaaacgaattaataataatgttttcgatttttaataacgTGCTTTGCGATTTAATAATGCTTTACGGCACCTTGTTCTTGTGTATGTGTGCAGCCAACAACACTCGAACTACCTCATATCAGTGCAGCAACCTTGCAGCCACAGCATGGCAAAGCAACACTCACAGCAACACGCTACATAGCAGCAACAAGGCACGCAAGCAGCTGTGCACTCAGCTTCGTTGCAGCCAGGTTCACGCCCCTTTGCAGCATCTCTTAGTGCCCATTTGAGTGCCATGATTCAATCCTAGCAGCACATTACACAGCAGCAATACAAGCAGCAACAGCATAGCAGAACAACAGGAAAAGCGCAGCAGAACAGAAGCAGCCACAGCAAAAGCGCAGCAGAACAGAAGCAGCCACAACAACACGCAGCTGCTGCagtttgtgcggtcgaacagctTCTCCTGTGCGATCGAATGCTTGTTGTGCGATCGAATGTTCAAGCCTGTGCGGTCGAGTGGCTAGGCAGAACACCCTAAATTTCATAAACGACTGAATGCTATTccttgttcgaccgcacagaacTTGTGCGACCACACAGACATCTTGTGCGACCAAACAAGAGCGCGGGGCTGCTTCTTTATAAACGAAAATCGCAGCATTTGTTATGGAGGCTTTCATTTACGTAATtctctaattttcagattttagaattctctctctagaattagtttagggcttagattagagattaggattaaggattcttagcctcaaattcttgattctaaaattcaattcaatagctaatttt encodes:
- the LOC110795328 gene encoding uncharacterized protein, with amino-acid sequence MEFKASSAIKHINFDLKSAGEKRLLDLHELEELRMNAYDSASIYKAKSKEYHDRNIPKKDFQEGEKVLFFNSKLNLFPGKLKSRWSGPFEVRKVLPYGSLELWNKDKCDFFKVNGHRVKKYFEGAHIGTVCTTHLQAIT